CAAAACAATCCATTAAGCAAAACACGTGTGGCAATAAATTCACAAAAAGAAGTCgtacttttaaaataatcggttttttatattaaaattcattgaaATTTCAATAAACACCAGGTTCACAAACACCACATTTGAATTTGCACATGTACCTGGTATATGTTAATCTTCATTGGTAATTTCAACTAAAAACTATGTTCAAAAATTACTAGCTCCATAACAAAAAGGATCACTTAAACATGTTTCTACTAAGACTAAAAAAAAACGAGTCCCAATAGCGCTTGGTAATTTGGATAAAAGGAAAGGAGGCTACCCTAGACTTTTGTTGACATACTGCCTTTCAAAATTAAGCAAGATATTTTTTATGCCTTTGCTGAGTGATGAACCCGGAACGcgtgtttatttttatttcttatttggaTTATCCAGTAGTTGGAGcaaatttttctctctttgcgTGTTTTCAAGTTATGTCTTTGTATGATGCTCAacagaaacagaaaaataaaaacagtacgAAGAAAACCAATCCAGATttgaaagagaagagagaacaaaacctaaaactacGAGGAAGCGAGGTGCGGCGAGAGGAGACGAAATGATAAGGAGAAGAAGGAAGGTGCCACGCTGGCTAATTAATTGAGAAGTAAAATTTGGGTTTAAGTTCTTTTGTTATTACTCAATGGTAAAACGCTGTACAGGAACTAACAGCTTGGAAATTTATCCAGTTAGTTAGAACTTCATAActgtaaaattgaatattaaagaggaaattaaaagattatttgcattttaaaaacacattcaatttcatttccccacgaattataattttcatataattttaaaaaaaaattataataaatacaatctCAATTATGCACCTTAACTAGACAATCTTAGTTGACAGTAAGATAATTAAACATAGTTATGATTAATTAACGGTTGGAATTGGAATTACTAAATTATGATCAAATATACCATATTCACTAATCATTGGATGactaagaataataattatttttctcatttgatgcctaagaataataattatttttgtcagTCTGGTTTTCCATAAAACAGTACACACGGGCAAACTTTTGAACTCAAAAGAACTAGTTCATATGATTGAACACGAATCTCTAGaagaacataaaagaaaacaattttcatgaaataaaattaaaattgactaACATTTAAACTAAACTTAAATTTACTAACTTCTTACGGTAAGAAACTAAATACATCCAAAAAATAAGACAGGAAGTTCGAATATTATATTACTGATGGTTAATGCATAATAAAACAGGGACAAAAAACATTTCAACAAGGGGTGATAGCAATTTGCCTTAGTCATAATCGATGCACCAAAAGTATAACTAAATGCAGCTTAAAAAGCATTTGggaatcaaattaaatatatattttcatgcaTTGATATATTCAACTGAATTTCAAGTAcgaaattttaaagattaaaaaaccTTAATAGAGATTATATattcaaatgaattttaaagGTCGAAGTaaatatgaactaaattaaGTTGAGAATATTTGCTATTAGAGATACAAAACCGTCCATAAAACTCAATCAGCTTAATGTAGCAAAATTcataatttcttaatataaaaaaaaaaggagacgATCCACAGGTTTATGACCTTggcttctccttcttctccttGAAAAGAGCCAGGAGAGACACCCCAGAAACTTTTACGACCTTGAATCTGACACCAGGAATATCTCCCACGGCGTGACCTTTTCGTCCAAATCCAGCAATCAAAACCTCATCCTACAACCATCAACAAAACCCATattgaagaatgaaaatatagaaataagaaCAAGCAAACAGCAAAACAATGCGGATAAAAAGATTGAATAATTACTTACATTTTCTTCGATGTAATTTAAACAACCATCGTTTGGCACAAAGGCAGCGATCTTCTTCCCATTCTTGATGAGCTGAACCCTAGCACATTTACGAATGGCAGAGTTGGGCTGCTTAGCCTCAATACctcttaaaataaaacaacatacaATTTGTTAgtattagattatataattaagtaagTTCTATACTCGATGATATAGAGAACAAGTTAAAAACATCTTACATTTTCTCGAGAACAATTCCCTTGGCATGGGAAGAACCTGCAAAAGGCTTTTTCCATTCATTGCCAAGATGAGACTTTTTGTATGATTTGTCAGCCCACCTTTGTCTCCTACGGTGGGACTTCAGCTTGCGGGCAGCTCCCATTCCACGTGTTTTcctgaaaaaggaaattaagaagaattaattttatatcactTATGCTCACACAACTAAAAAATTGCTAGCCTTCATAAACAAAAAGGATCGGCAAAATCAATAATATCGATTCTCAGAATAAAGTGACAACATTGTtaactaaagaaataaacagCATTAATTGGATCTTATGACACTACAACAACATTGGCTCCACCCACTACACTACTGATCTTAAAACAACGAACACATAAAAATCTGTAACACTGTTTTATAAATGAGAAAACTTCCAATAATTTAATCTCAAAAAGGTAACGTAATGGATTTTGTTAgcgaaaacaaataaaaagaattcaatCAGTCTTAAAACACCTAAGCCACCATAACAATTCTACTCCAATATGCAATTATTCCTAATACAATGaacatataaaattgaattgcAGTGCTCTGGTGAATGCAATACCAAACGCACAAATGAAACATCAACCACAATATAGCTAAGCTAGAGATTGAACGGATCCAGAACAATGGAATGTACGATGCTAAGACATGAACCAACTCATACATAACAACACCACCATGACTCAcgttagaaaaataaatagttaacaCCCGGTAGAAACCCTGAGTAAATTTGACTGTACATAGATCTAAACAACCAACAACACATCTATGAACTCAACCACACAGACCACATAATACAAACAccttaatgataaaaaaaaaagagttcatAAAAAGGCAACTTATCCTATGTTCTTAAAAATTGAGAAACAAGAGGATTAACGGCGGTGCGAAATTCCAAAGAgaacacaaatataaaaactataaaacacgTGTAGCAATAGAGGAAAATTTTGCAATGGCAATAATTTGTTTAGGGAAAAAGGGATGATAAGTGATAGAGTTGTTGAAAACAAAAAGGTTGCATTACCCCATGGTGATGAAGGTTTGGTTCTGCGCAGGTAGACTTGGGAACTCCGAGAAGATGTAGCCCTAGAAGCAGCCGCAGTGCAAAACCCTAATCCTACAAATGGAGTGTGGTGGTGtttatataaagatttaaaCGTTGAGTCAGGGCCTATATTTCTGAACAATTAGCTTtagggagttactccctgtacctccccggttgcaacccccacccccccaatttttttgaacttttttttaaatacaaaattaacctttatgttctttttcttttttacccttttaCCCCTATTTAACCTACCCTACAGTAACCCCCCTCTTTTACAGTCTCACAGATTCCTCTTCGTATTCCTCACCCCCACCCCACCATTTTGAAACCTCCCTCCTCCAAACTCTGCAACTCTCCCACTCTCCCACTCTCCCACTTCGTATTCTCACTCTCCCACTCCTCTTTGTTTGTGCGGCTGTTGTGCGGTGGGGTTGTGGTTGCTGATCTGGTGCGGCGGCGCAGAGGGTTCTGTGCCGCGGTGTTGCGGCGGTGCAAGGCGTCGACAGGTTagtttcttataattttttctttttcttttttaaacgtATGCAATGTGTAGTGTAGGATTGGGTAGTTGGTGTTTCTGTTTGAGTTTGTGATCTCTGTGTTGTATTTCTGTGTTGTATCTCTGTGTTGTATCTCTGTGTTGTGCGCGTTGAGGAAGAAGACAGGCACCGAAACGGATGTCGCTGTCCGTCAACGGATGTCGCTATTCCTCGACTGATGTCGCAATccgtttccttttttttaacttattttaagcTTTGAACCATAACTATGGGAAGTTTCCTGATGAAAGTAAGTAATTATTCTAACCTTTTCATACATATATTGGCTGCTTGTCTAAATTCCAAAATCTATGAACATGGCCTTGACCCTCTTAGTGACCACGTTTATTAAATTGCAAATTTTGTAAAGTTTCTTTATGATCAGAATCTTTAGCGGTAGGTGCAATTTATGGATTATGCTCTATTTATTTTGCTAACTCTTTTGATTGGTGTTATCTTCAGGATGTTGTATGAGGAAATGTTAATTTTACATGTCAAATGAATCATAAAAGTTATCTTTTGACCTCCAAATATGCACATGACAACACAAATTTCTTATATTAGGGCTTTAGATGTAACTCGCCAAGATGGTTGTTGTGATTTATCATGTGCTAAGAAGGATGTGGCTTTCTTTTGTAGTGNAGAGAATGCCCTNATTATGAATATGTTTAGTCTGAGGAGTTGTGCTTGGTTGTTGCTTGGCGTTGGATTTCTGAAGTTGATCAAATCATTTAGCAGAAAGTTGGATATTGTTGTGTTTAAGCTTTGGTATGACAATATACAGATTAATAGTGAAAAGTCTGCATTTAAAATTAGTGAGGAGCCATGCTCTCTGGTTATGCCATATTCTTAATATGTGCTAAAACTACTTTATGTATAGGGAAAAAATAATAGAGtcttttatattatgttaagttttttttcttgatcCAAAACATACATTAATGAATGCAGCCAATCTCTCTCAAAGAATCAATTGTTGTATGTTTCTTAATTGAATTGTTGCACCTTGAAGGTATAAACTCTCCTTCAGCATATGGAAAGTTGTTGGGTTTGATTGTGAAAATTTCCGCTTCATGTGTATGCCTTATTTTGTAGCAAAGCAGGTGTTAATGTTTTGGATATAGTTATGtgggggtgggagaataaaattataaaattgtatttctaaatataaatttttgctaaaggataaaattggaataaaaaaaatagagaaaagggtaaaaatggaatggggggtgggggttaaaattggggaggtgcagggagtaacccccttaGCTTTATGTCAATAAGTTTGGGCCCAGACTTATTTGGGTTCTGGACTGGTGTTGTTAAAGCCCATTTTACTTTGCATTAGCATCGAATTTTGACCCATCCAATTATTCTCATACATGTCGACATATTGTTTGTCTGTAGAATATTTGTGAGTATCCAATCTTATCTCAAtcttaatttcaatatattaatggaaataatttattagttttcaaaattatattttataattaatttattttaaaagttactactattaaaataagtaaaataaaatgaataataactatgttaaaattattaaattttcaaaattaaaagaatcatACAGAAATAGAAAACCCATgtgtatttaattttgtatttttgtaatatatataaatgcgATTAGTCAtctacattattattttatcatgcaattagtcatttaaattattcttttattatgtaatttgtcattaattttttttattttattatacacGTGCAtgcgtgtgtgtatatatatatatatatatatatatatatatatatatatatatatatatatatatatatatatatatatatatatatatatatatatNNNNNNNNNNNNNNNNNNNNNNNNNNNNNNNNNNNNNNNNNNNNNNNNNNNNNNNNNNNNNNNNNNNNNNNNNNNNNNNNNNNNNNNNNNNNNNNNNNNNNNNNNNNNNNNNNNNNNNNNNNNNNNNNNNNNNNNNNNNNNNNNNNNNNNNNNNNNNNNNNNNNNNNNNNNNNNNNNNNNGGTGCGTGTATTATATTATCcgtacccgcaaaaaataaaaataaaaatataatttttattttattaagttaaatataattaaaattaacattaatttatattttacaaggttaaatttaattaaaattgtattatatgaaatataccgatcgaaattaattgtcatttattgacaattaacCGATATTAATATGTTAGATTGCCTTACTCTTTACtacggtattgattattgattattgggtttgattgtctaaaaatatatcgcactaattaataagtcagattgtcttactctttttgcaaaatatactatattaattatttattatacgatattacttatttattattggatttgattgcctaaaaatataatgcactaatggttaatcaatgggcttgccatccctatatatatatatatatatatatatttataattagtcatttaaattgatttttaatgaacttttcctcttatgaaaaaattaatacttcaaaatattttggaaagattaaaatattatagtaactattattattattattattaaaattaatgttttaaatttttgtctAATTCAACCATTAATAACACttagtttttaaattactatACGTAGTGTATGACGGTGCAGTCAATTTAGGATTGGACGATCTCATTAATTAGGAATACTTGACGAACCATTCGACGAGTAATACAAACCGAACAACCAATTTGTCGATCTTAAACAATAATTAAGACTAAAGATGATTATATTAAGTCAAAGCATGATCATTTCCAGTTGTACTAACATTCCAACACGATCAACTGAAGTGAAGGACAAACAATAACTTTTGCAAAAGGTTATATGAACAAAGTTACCCAAACTAAAACATTGTGTATCAATTAAGCATTCATTTTGTAGAGGAAGTGGAGGAAGTTATCCAGTTGATATTCAAATGGGGTCTTGACATTCAATATCTTTATTGTAAGTTGAATAAATTCATTGTGGTTTTAgtgtaaattttgaaagttgtttTGAGTATCAAATAAAAGGTAAGTTGAATAAATTCattgtaaattttgaaagttgtttagaatatattgaaataaatatcaTACTTAATTACATACAACAACATCTCTAGACGAGCTTTTAAACTCAACGGACACAAGTCCATCTTTAACTTCAAAGTGTGATGATATGATGATGTTCTCTAACTATACTTCtggtatttctttttctatgacAAATAGCATAAGAAGATTTTCTTCACTCTTCTCGAAAATGCACAaggtttaaattaaatagttatagaCCTTAACCCATTCatgaaataaatattcttttattggTTCACTGATGAGATAGTTAAAAAAACCTCTACCCTCTAAAaccttaatttaaaatgtattaaggTTAAGGTTAAAAAATGTGAGATGTAATAagatttcaattaatttttaaatatttttcagaatttCACTCAATATGGACACAATTATATTTAGTCCTGATCCGATTAGATTTTATTTGAGGTCGAGGTCACTCAACTAAGACTTAGGTTGGCCCAACTCTATCAAATTATCTGTGGATCTAATTCTGGTGAGTTTTACGAGGGTTCAATATGATTTAGCTTAAGATGGTCCCACTCAATTGAGTCTAAGTTGAATATAAAGACTCATTTCTAGTGAACCTAACTTGAGATGTCTGATGTGggttaaatatgaattaaactttataatttgACCTAAATTGATCAATATTGTTATGATAATAGTTTCAGTAAACTTGACATAGCCTAACTTTACTTGGTTTTAGTGTGAATCCCACTCGACTAGGTCTTAGTTGTGTCCAATCTAATTAGGCTTAAGATATACTTGACTAAACTTAGTATGTGGTTGTTTGACTCAACTCAACCAATGACTACTAGATTAAACTTTGTATAGTGTGGGCTAGACTTAACTAAATTTGATGAGTGCAATTCAACTTAGCATGATATGATGCCCATTAATCTTTGTTTGAGTTGGACTACTACAAATATGAGTTCATTAAATTAACCTACTTGATTTGAACAAATATcgttttttttcaaattaactcCACTTAGTTGCGACTCAATTTGGTTAACACATGTATTGAGTTTGGATTtgaatttagtaaaaaaaattatttgtataaagttttttcttaagtaattttttttattttttatttttaaataacttttttatgggtttgactttttattttttccttttggaGCTGTGGGTTATATATCCTTTTTGTTAAGCCGAATTAAGAAGTCCGGAAAGAGCATTATGCACggttcttaaaattttgaatgatgGAAGACAAAAGAGAAGTGGCGTATTCCTTATCATGGGGAAGGGCTTTTTCTTTATTCAGCTCAATCAcagctttaaaaaaaaaagtaaagagaaataaacctaaaaaataaaatcggtTCATATATTTCCTAGATATGTTTGGTCAGACAGACCATGTAACAGATCTTTGGTTCTTCTTATTCGAAGTGCGGTTTTGTCAAAAGGTTAGACAATATCTGTTACCATATCAAATGATTTAGTACTGTTTTTTAATTGTGGCCATTCAATCCATGTCTCCATAGATTATGATAATGCTATTTCTATTTAAAGATCAGTTACAGATAAGAGTAAGTGTCACTCACTTGGGATAAAGTTTGTTAGGGTTTAGCTTTGTATCATATAAAATCATGTTGAAATATGACAAAGACTGAAATATTCAAATGCACTCAATTCAGagaattattattttggataaaaatatttacactgACTTCTATTAAGTTGGTTTTAGAGTAAAAATACTCAAAATGAATCACTACTTTTCCagaatttaaacataaaaagtctaaacaaaagtaattttcataaaactaatttagttcaaaataatttttacaagtACTTTTCcagataataaataaagttatgaaGCTACAAAAAGTGTTAAGAGTTCCCTAATAATAAGTGTGAATACGAATcctttataatttgaaaacctCCCAGAGAAGGTGTTATCTTATCAAGTTGAACATAGATTGTATTATAGATACTCAGAAGTTCGAACACGTTTTTGGGTATCTTTTTGTGGATTTATTGTAAGTCTTTagagtataaataattaataaacttcaatgatttttttttcttaatgaaaatcGTTTCCTAGACACATGTTCAGTCACTTACTGttactaaaacaaaatcaattatgacAATCTTGATTGGACTTTTGgattattattaacaattacCATTCACAGCTATGAAGAATACTAACAAATTTGGACgatgattaaattattttttatgtgaaattaGGAGAAATAAATATTGTCTTGACAAATATATTTGgtgtttgaattaatttgaaaagtGGGGATAATGAATGCAAAGctgtttaaagaaataaaaaatattctcttaCGAATGCTCCTTTTAGAAATATCTTTTTATCCGTATAATATTTTTGCTTGCAAATAAAAACTCCTCCTTTAACTCCTTTCCAAACAAAAAGATAATACTTTTCAAGTGCATTACGAAatacttctttttaatatatattcaattgtgtatgattaaaaaaaatctatgattttgtattagaaaaaaaaaatggagtaaTGTATAGAAATTGCCTCTGGGTAGTCTCCTACAGTATATGCCTAAGGATGCATATAGTTCTTGATTCTGATTTGAAAACATGAAGTCCACAAAAATTTGTTTAGGAACTTATTATGGAGTTCAGCATTGTGATGTTAAAGTTGCAAAGAGAAAAcgtttattttattctcattttttgtTCAGACAAAAAGGTTTTTAGGACTCGTGTAACATGTTGAATCTAAGTAACTGATAATCCCCTGAAGCCAGATTGTTTTgtagtaatataataaattcaagTTGAAATTCTGTATCTGCCAAAGAGACAACTGTCCATAACCTTGTCCACAGATAACTCCGCATTTAAGCCGATTTCTACCTTTGGTGGACCTGAATGGCGCCTTGGTCTGGAAGGTGAAGCTGGGAAAGATAGCCGCTTCTTTGCTTTGCATTTCCAAAGGATCCTTTCTCATCTGCCAAAACGACCAAACCGATTGGCTAACCAGTTCAGTCATAAATCGGACAGCAGACCATTTTAGTTACCCTTAAAACCAGAGTTGTGAAATACTAATTTAACTAATGACAAATTGattcattatttgttatttctgCTTACATATGTCCAGAGAGCCGTGGGTTAAATGGGGACGTTACTCTAGGAAGTTACAAACTATTTGATCCTGAAATAAAATTATGCTGACCTCCTATGTAACAAAAAATGTACAAATTAACTCATACTACAAACTGGGTGTATATCCAAAACTACCTGGTGTTTGGACAATCAAAATAGACAAAGTATAATGAGAGAGCCAGTTCACTAGAGACTAGAGAAAGTTAAAAGCATACCAAATTAACGGATTTGGgccaaaaatagaaaaacagaaaacaaaatatataatagtaattctcaaagttaaacaaataataCTCTCGTTTCTTGTACGGGCAAAAAGTTCCTAGTTTACAGCATAAAGAGGCACAAAAATTCCCAAAGCATACGGGGTTTTACAGTTCAGATGGCTATTACAATGAGGTCTGAGGGCATTGCGACACTGTAAAGGATTTTAGGCAACACTGTCAGCTTCTGTACTGAATTAACCTGAAACGTCATTCTATAAATCACATTCCAAACCCTTTCCTTTACATGGTGTTAAACTTTTGGGGATGGGTAACGAAGAACTCTTAACACCAAGCTGCCTGGCCTGTTAAGATATAAATATTACCGGAAATTTCTGGGTTAAACTACTGTTCTCATTCTATGATTTTATAGGTCTGGTTTTGTTGAGATTGAATCTCTTTTGGGCCGGTGcttcttccacttctttttTTGCAACTCCATGAGCCAGGGTGGAACTTCACAGCCCGATGCTGCCATTAGATTAGCAACATTCCGCAGCAATGGAATGTCTTCCTCTGTGTAAAAAGTAATCGCTTCTCCACTCCTCCCTGCTCTGCCAGAACGACCTAATGAACcaatattttagtaaataataaaaattcgtGGATATAGAACTATAATCACTATAAATATATTCTCAAATCTTAAACAACTTTAGTATAGCTGCAAATACCAATTCTGTGGACGTATGCGGAGGCAGAATCAGGGAAATCATAATTGATCACACAGTTCACTCCTTTAAAATCCATGCCCCGGGCAACCACATCAGTAGCAATCAAAACCCATGTTTTTCCAGCTCTGAAGTTGTCGACAGCATTTCCTCGCTACATTGAATGTATGAGATCAGAATTCATAAATCACAAAACACTGCTAAATGAAAAGGTATGCTTTAGAATTGGAGTACATATGTTgacgataaaaaaaataaatattaaccaATAAGGAACATTATGCTTGACATCttcattcaaatattaaaaaccagacctttgtcacaaACTTATCAGtttccttttaattttgatgttttttggAGAGAGGAAGGGGAATGTTGCAGATTCTCTATgtattttcaaataaacatattatGTTGTTAGAACTACCTCTTGTTCAGACAAATCAGAATGAATGACATCAACTCTAATGTTGTCAAATGCAAGTTCACCGTACAACTCCTTGGCTCGTTCCTTGCTTTGGAGAAAGACCAATACTGGAGGATTCAGACTCTACAAGACGTTGCAGAATATAAGTCAGAAGGCAAGCAACTAAAAAAATACCAATCTAGCTGATAGGAGAGACTACAATATTATATGCATTTTGCAAGTTCCAAAGCCAAGCGAAGGTAAGTGATATGTAATTAAACATTCCAAGTCAATATTATGTTCATGACACATTTATCTAACACGAAACACAGAATAAACAAAAAAGCTTAATTGTATGCATGTAGCACACAATCAGTAAAACAAATGAGACtacaaaaaagaataataatagaaaaatatatattaatagtaaattgtagggactttctttttaaacatACCAGAACCAATTACCTTTTAATTGTGAGACACACAACCCCTCGACGCATATGAAAGTTGGACTGACTAGAATTATTATCCAAAGAATTAGTTTAGCCATTTACCTCTGCAAAACTTTGACGAATTGCAAGAAGttttccttcttcacttccagtaaaaatcaatttttgcTTTATCGTTTCAGAAGCCATATTCCTGATTCAAATAAAAACACTAGACATTATCTACAAAATAATGTAAACGAAAACTGCATTAAGGATATGCTAGGAGCATCATGTTCGCAAATATTTTGCATTGAACTTACTTCCTGCCAACAATTACACGAACAGCATCATGCATAAGTTCTCGAGCTCGATCTTCAACAAAATCAGGTAAAGTAGCACTGAAAAGCGAGCGAATGATTGAGGGGTTGGAGCATGCCTTGAGAACAGAAGCAATCTGCTTGAATAATTCGGGTTCAAAAAGCTTATCCGATTCATCCAAGACAAGATACTCCACTCTGAAGCACCCAAAGTAGttggaagaaatgaaaaaaatcaatacaGTGAGCTATTTAACAAATCACATCCAGTATCTGCTACTAACTTTGTAGACACAATCGCAAGATGCACCTAAAAGAATCTGGCAAAATTTTATAATGCTTCAAGCATTATAATCTATATAGTGGAGCTACACCTGTAGCACTCGGACAATGCCGCTTTAATACAAGCACAACCAAAAAGAATGGATAGCAACAGGAAAACTGACCCCCCCAAGCCTATCATACGTGcaattgattaataattaattaatcatagctcaatcaattattataataaaaaacttcaatATAATACGAGAGTAAGAGAGCAAAAATAAACCAACTATTATAAGCATTCAAGATAACTATTTTTCGATATAAGACACTTATACTGCAAGGATTTCAAgtttaaatcaataaaacaaatcaatcatcaTACCTGCTGAGatcaatcttcttcttcttgataGCCAATCGTAATCGGAGTGGTGTGGATATTAGTATATCACATGGAAACTTTGAAAAATCAGCATTTCTTAAGAGACTTTTAGT
The sequence above is drawn from the Vigna radiata var. radiata cultivar VC1973A chromosome 3, Vradiata_ver6, whole genome shotgun sequence genome and encodes:
- the LOC106757214 gene encoding 40S ribosomal protein S23, with product MGKTRGMGAARKLKSHRRRQRWADKSYKKSHLGNEWKKPFAGSSHAKGIVLEKIGIEAKQPNSAIRKCARVQLIKNGKKIAAFVPNDGCLNYIEENDEVLIAGFGRKGHAVGDIPGVRFKVVKVSGVSLLALFKEKKEKPRS
- the LOC106757555 gene encoding DEAD-box ATP-dependent RNA helicase 57, whose amino-acid sequence is MSVPSPMANDSSFLFSGIRFNRKKFGADIARFQKKDNDTDSAKIWTVAEDGSAKTREAVEEKTASTKKRKRKGNSSENVEGFNVFRNSASVAQSSGEVQADQESIELCKKKNKKEQNRQLERDAIFRKQHNIHVSGYNVPSPLQSFDELKSRYRCPSYLLRNLKELGFREPTPIQRQTIPVLLDGRECFACAPTGSGKTLAFVCPMLMKLKDPEKGGIRAVILCHTRELSAQIFRECKKLAKRKKFGIKLMTKSLLRNADFSKFPCDILISTPLRLRLAIKKKKIDLSRVEYLVLDESDKLFEPELFKQIASVLKACSNPSIIRSLFSATLPDFVEDRARELMHDAVRVIVGRKNMASETIKQKLIFTGSEEGKLLAIRQSFAESLNPPVLVFLQSKERAKELYGELAFDNIRVDVIHSDLSEQERGNAVDNFRAGKTWVLIATDVVARGMDFKGVNCVINYDFPDSASAYVHRIGRSGRAGRSGEAITFYTEEDIPLLRNVANLMAASGCEVPPWLMELQKKKWKKHRPKRDSISTKPDL